In a single window of the Ciconia boyciana chromosome 7, ASM3463844v1, whole genome shotgun sequence genome:
- the LOC140654969 gene encoding aquaporin-12-like gives MRLYKEEVQKLSCSFAGFGPVSPPSAAFAMAGLNVSIAFFFLVVGVCQALRQLSKRLLSPGAYSCLARELAGSLQLCMSCLELRMLVEIGPWGGGFGLDVVLTLLFLLFVIHEASFDGASANPTVSLQEFLLFESNLTATAAKLLAQGAGMGLGWAVTKLYWSWELTHFHLIQNMIALECSSSIHTSLHHAAFVEGTCSFLFHLVLLKLRQSHLMFQVPALAVTVTFLTFTAGPFTGAFFNPALATATTFRCSGNSFWDYIQVYWLGPLAGMLAALLLYQGNIPRLFQKNLLYSQKSKYKIPKARVAAHIEGDEPWRKRKGENSNSEPCA, from the exons ATGCGGCTTTATAAAGAGGAGGTGCAGAAGCTTTCCTGCTCCTTTGCGGGGTTTGGTCCAGTTTCTCCTCCCAGCGCAGCCTTTGCTATGGCTGGCCTGAATGtctccattgctttttttttcctggttgtCGGGGTGTGCCAGGCGCTCAGGCAGCTTTCCAAGAGGCTTCTGTCTCCTGGAGCATACAGCTGCCTTGCCAGAGAACTTGCTGGCTCATTACAGTTGTGCATGAGCTGCCTTGAGCTGAGGATGCTGGTGGAGATAGGCCCGTGGGGTGGTGGCTTTGGCCTAGATGTGGTCCTgactcttctctttctgctttttgtgaTTCATGAAGCCTCTTTCGATGGAGCATCTGCCAACCCGACCGTCTCTCTCCAGGAGTTCCTGCTCTTTGAGTCCAACCTCACAGCCACTGCTGCCAAGCTGCTGGCCCAGGGTGCGGGcatggggctgggctgggctgtcaCCAAGCTCTACTGGTCCTGGGAGCTGACGCATTTCCACCTCATCCAGAACATGATAGCGTTGGAGTGCAGCTCCTCCATCCACACGTCTCTGCACCATGCTGCCTTTGTGGAAGGCACCTGCTCTTTCCTGTTCCACCTTGTCCTTCTCAAGTTGCGACAGAGTCACCTAATGTTCCaggtccctgccctggccgTGACTGTCACCTTCCTGACCTTCACAG CCGGACCGTTCACAGGGGCCTTCTTCAACCCTGCCCTGGCCACAGCCACCACCTTCCGCTGCTCGGGGAACAGCTTTTGGGACTACATCCAGGTTTACTGGCTGGGGCCCCTCGCAG GGATGCTTGCTGCCCTCTTACTGTACCAAGGCAACATCCCACGACTTTTCCAGAAAAACCTCCTTTACAGCCAGAAGAGCAAATACAAGATACCCAAGGCAAGGGTGGCAGCGCACATAGAGGGTGATGAACCGTGGcggaagaggaaaggggagaacaGCAACTCCGAGCCTTGTGCCTGA